The Phragmites australis chromosome 15, lpPhrAust1.1, whole genome shotgun sequence genome window below encodes:
- the LOC133892595 gene encoding formin-like protein 13 has protein sequence MRGIEFVVSVAVAVAELLLSVAAAEDGGSLRRRSLHQPFFPVESPPPPPANDDSSLVPPPDAAAAAATGGGRSETSVTNAVAIALAAGLVALAVASYSCFLLWRRRSDGGGVDEGRGAKSVRAAAARVASDVGSSARHHRSLSPSSTASDAIYLDPLTTLVEVNRHRQQSPDLRPLALVKQPSPDLRPLPPLKRPAPQPPPPPASTPPMTTTGDSSDEDQATYYTAPKTAKSSFSRSTSQRSTLEQTVPQPPALASAPTPTPPPPPQANPLRPARPPPPPPQPRQRLLRPMPAESAPPAALANLALTNSPEPVQDRGSEIPDGHGGSAPPPKPPSLKPLHWDKLRAISGRTTVWDQVHNSDSFRVDEEAMESLFLNKTGGAGTGSSDQLAKRGGAGKQESRLLDPKRLQNVAIMLKSLNVISDDVIGALMHGNGDLGSEFYETLAKMAPTKEEELKLNDYSGDISRIDPAERFLKDILDVPFAFKRVDALLYKANFDNEVNYLRKSFGTLEAACADLRSSKLFLKLLDAVLKTGNRMNDGTNRGEARAFKLDTLLKLADIKSTDGKTTVLHFVVQEIIRSEGFGSDETTVNPGRTSKEQFKKDGLKVLAGLSSEISNVKRAATLEMDTLIGNVSRLETDLEKVKLVLPLKEACPDQGSSEKFFKEMDAFLERAQVEIVSVKTAGEGALRRVKETTEYFHGDATKEEPHHLRIFMVVSEFLSTLDRVCRDVGRTPERVMMGSGKLFRVTAGTSLPPRRYETRRELSSSDEDSSSS, from the exons ATGAGAGGAATAGAATTCGTTGTGAGCGTCGCTGTGGCGGTAGCTGAGCTCTTGCTGTcggtggcagcggcggaggaCGGCGGAAGCCTCCGGCGCCGGTCGCTCCACCAGCCGTTCTTCCCCGTCGAGTCGCCCCCACCGCCGCCGGCGAACGATGATAGCTCTCTCGTGCCACCGCCCgatgccgcggcggcggcggccacgggCGGCGGGCGGTCAGAGACCAGCGTCACCAACGCCGTCGCCATCGCGCTCGCCGCAGGCCTCGTCGCCCTCGCGGTGGCGTCCTACTCGTGCTTCCTCCTGTGGCGCCGCCGCTCCGATGGAGGCGGGGTCGACGAGGGGCGCGGCGCGAAGTCGGTGCGCGCCGCTGCCGCGAGAGTTGCTAGCGACGTCGGGAGCAGCGCCCGGCACCATAGGTCGCTGTCGCCGAGCTCGACGGCGTCCGACGCGATATACCTCGACCCGCTCACAACGTTGGTGGAGGTGAACCGGCACCGGCAGCAGAGCCCGGACCTCCGGCCGCTCGCGCTCGTTAAGCAGCCGAGCCCTGACCTCCGGCCGTTGCCACCGCTAAAGCGGCCGGCCCCGCAAccgccgcccccgccggcgTCCACGCCGCCGATGACCACCACGGgggattcatccgacgaggaCCAGGCGACGTACTACACCGCGCCGAAGACCGCCAAGTCCTCGTTCAGCCGGAGCACGAGCCAGCGCAGCACCCTGGAGCAAACAGTGCCTCAACCGCCCGCGCTTGCTTCCGCGCCCACGCCcacacctccgccgccgccacaagCGAATCCTCTGCGGCCTGCTCGCCCGCCTCCACCCCCGCCGCAGCCGAGGCAGAGGCTGCTGCGGCCGATGCCCGCGGAGTCCGCGCCCCCCGCTGCCCTTGCCAATTTGGCGCTAACCAATTCCCCTGAGCCCGTTCAAGACAGGGGAAGCGAGATCCCCGACGGCCACGGCGGGAGCGCGCCGCCGCCCAAGCCGCCGAGCCTGAAACCGCTACACTGGGACAAGCTCCGCGCCATCTCCGGCCGCACCACCGTCTGGGACCAGGTCCATAACTCCGACTCGTTCCG CGTGGACGAGGAGGCAATGGAGAGCTTGTTCCTGAACAAAACCGGCGGCGCGGGCACGGGGAGTTCCGATCAGTTGGCGAAGAGGGGAGGCGCCGGGAAGCAGGAGAGCCGGCTGCTGGACCCGAAGCGGCTGCAGAACGTCGCGATCATGCTCAAGTCGCTCAATGTGATATCGGACGATGTGATTGGAGCACTCATGCACG GAAACGGAGATTTGGGGTCTGAGTTCTACGAAACACTAGCTAAGATGGCTCCgaccaaagaagaagaattgAAGCTAAACGATTATAGTGGTGATATATCAAGAATTGATCCAGCAGAGCGCTTTCTGAAAGACATACTTGATGTTCCTTTTGCCTTCAAGAGAGTAGACGCACTGCTGTACAAAGCAAACTTTGATAATGAAGTGAATTATCTAAGGAAATCTTTTGGAACGCTGGAG GCAGCCTGTGCAGATTTAAGAAGCAGCAAGCTATTCTTGAAGTTGCTAGATGCAGTTCTTAAGACTGGAAACCGCATGAACGATGGAACTAATCGAGGCGAAGCAAGGGCCTTCAAGCTTGACACTCTTCTAAAGCTTGCAGACATCAAGTCCACAGACGGAAAAACAACAGTGCTCCATTTCGTGGTACAAGAGATCATCCGATCAGAAGGCTTTGGTTCCGATGAAACAACAGTAAATCCTGGCAGAACTAGTAAGGAACAGTTTAAGAAGGATGGCCTGAAAGTACTTGCAGGGCTCAGCAGCGAGATCTCAAACGTGAAGAGGGCAGCCACATTGGAGATGGACACCTTGATCGGCAACGTCTCGAGGCTCGAAACTGACCTCGAGAAGGTTAAGCTAGTCTTGCCACTCAAGGAGGCATGTCCCGATCAAGGCTCAAGCGAGAAGTTTTTCAAGGAAATGGATGCATTCCTAGAAAGAGCTCAGGTGGAGATTGTGAGCGTGAAAACAGCAGGGGAGGGCGCGCTGCGACGCGTGAAGGAGACAACGGAGTACTTCCATGGCGACGCCACCAAGGAGGAGCCTCACCACCTGAGGATATTCATGGTGGTGAGCGAATTCCTCTCGACACTGGACCGCGTGTGCCGGGACGTCGGCAGAACGCCGGAGAGGGTGATGATGGGGTCCGGCAAATTGTTCCGCGTCACAGCGGGCACCTCCCTGCCGCCGCGCCGGTATGAGACGCGACGGGAGCTTAGCTCCTCCGATGAGGACAGCTCGTCGTCTTAG